Proteins from a single region of Oenanthe melanoleuca isolate GR-GAL-2019-014 chromosome 12, OMel1.0, whole genome shotgun sequence:
- the LOC130258325 gene encoding uncharacterized protein LOC130258325, with protein MALALRLFLLLLLAVALPARAAQAAPWPARGAGSPSWDNADIRDKKSLEASELLDKMLSDLERRRAMKQKNVQMLAYPRVSNGSVPTPDEGKEEMAGKGTGTGEALGKSDTDVKNPSTTPRVFCPQDVRKSCMIGTVVTLFTVPFSMVLCYVGFQWWKGRKHRRAAAPASRRRRRDSPSPPESPRTTWFDSSQTRPQPQKPPRKAEHQPSVPPPRPPSPAVKQKPPEIPPPPPLPSQPPWSR; from the exons ATGGCCCTTGCTCTGcgcctcttcctcctgctcctcctggcagtggccctgcctgccagggctgcccaggcagctccgTGGCCAGCGCGGGGAGCAG GTTCTCCTAGTTGGGACAACGCAGACATAAGAGATAAGAAGTCGCTGGAGGCATCTGAACTTCTGGACAAGATGCTGAGCGACCTGGAGAGACGccgtg CAATGAAGCAAAAGAATGTGCAGATGCTGGCATATCCTAGAGTAAGCAATGGCTCTGTGCCAACCCCTGatgaaggaaaggaggagatggcaggaaaaggcacaggaacaggag AGGCACTTGGCAAGTCAGATACAGATGTCAAGAATCCATCGACCACCCCAAGAGTTTTCTGCCCCCAGGACGTGCGCAAGTCCTGCATGATAGGCACAGTAGTGACACTGTTCACTGTGCCATTTTCCATGGTCCTGTGCTACGTGGGCTTCCAGTGgtggaagggaaggaaaca tcgccgtgctgcagctcctgcatcccggCGAAGAAGGCGCGACTCTCCCTCGCCCCCAGAGAGCCCAAGGACCACCTGGTTTGACAGCTCTCAGACACGGCCTCAGCCGCAGAAGCCgcccaggaaagcagagcaccAGCCCTCTGTGCCTCCCCCACGGCCCCCCAGCCCGGCCGTGAAGCAGAAGCCCCCCGAGATCCCCCCacctcctcccctgcccagccagccGCCCTGGTCCCGCTAG